One Anser cygnoides isolate HZ-2024a breed goose chromosome 4, Taihu_goose_T2T_genome, whole genome shotgun sequence genomic region harbors:
- the FAM149A gene encoding protein FAM149A isoform X1, protein MNLALTKPRRPPAGPGPAAPRAPGDMEPGGRAGGRALLITLPDIGEEAAAEESDAEEGSRSPRSPPKGLFRGSTNQCLSGKSGESLPAVFERNVQEAIDNYTCETLSSLSSSGHTTPTDLNNSWSGIKSCTTGLSTERSSVYSWRDDEFDKANTQRVQQLFWDIDEMLFEGKVTSQTQSLQAECADWVEQSLHLRVIGKQLLLPKDEGFQHFESPSDSSVNAKCLPGLRECTINIKELCISGSKLIPTAPPVHKSLDLVSTMTSASDSSMYSFLEEEIYDVDGKIEEYLAFDNRELDESLEQKSTHLAEKRSKHGIPPVSPNACIKDIVASEVFDHIWSNVIGILEELIKKNWETNITEKDKQVEKLKAVTCKLPLLPVGRVTADAGSVPLSRGSEARSVSFGSHSVSSLQVHRFSSNFCSDLNGVMTIQAKPLQQRHIATAEKIQNEQDKPHKNGSSAPNSVRTRLGRIADNCVLSSSRVLLASSRKLPSHRRLPSLTSDQPSSKAPNMYNDEILRGTKLVAGLDHLSSGGAHTARNKLPPINSEAAEQYLSVPRLQQSYHRGQYAYSRVSSAVPGSTEQQPLRERTVVIDQFSRPNTTHTFRVCYSTDTPQKRSLTPMDFANRRGTGSQHYYKSFQRNPPTSRKRFQIAS, encoded by the exons ATGAACCTGGCCCTCACCaagccccgccgccccccggccgggcccggccccgccgccccccgcgccccggggGACATGGAGCCCGGGGGCCGTGCGGGCGGCCGGGCGCTGCTCATCACCCTGCCCGACATCGGCgaggaggcggcggcagaggAGAGCGACGCCGAGGAGGGATCCCGCAGCCCGCGGAGCCCCCC gaagggACTGTTCAGAGGTTCCACAAATCAGTGTCTTTCAGGAAAGAGTGGAGAATCTCTTCCAgcagtttttgaaagaaatgtgcAGGAAGCCATCGATAACTACACTTG TGAAACGCTTTCGTCGCTTTCATCCAGTGGTCATACAACACCCACAGACTTGAATAATTCTTGGTCTGGAATAAAAAGCTGTACTACAGGGTTATCTACTGAAAGAAGTTCTGTTTACTCCTGGAGGGATGAT GAATTTGATAAAGCCAACACACAGAGAGTGCAACAGCTATTTTGGGATATTGATGAAATGCTGTTTGAAGGAAAAGTGACCTCCCAAACTCAGAGCCTGCAGGCAGAATGTGCAGACTGGGTTGAGCAGTCTCTTCATTTAAG GGTTATAGGAAAGCAGCTCCTGTTGCCAAAGGACGAAGGCTTTCAGCATTTTGAGAGCCCAAGTGATAGCTCTGTGAACGCTAAGTGTTTACCTGGCCTCCGTGAATGTACTATCAATATAAAAGa GCTCTGCATTTCAGGCTCTAAACTGATTCCAACAGCACCTCCAGTACATAAATCACTAGATTTAGTTTCCACTATGACTTCTGCCTCTGACTCATCCATGTATTCATTCCTGGAAGAAGAAATCTATGATGTGGATGGAAAAATAGAAGAATACCTTGCCTTTGACAACAGAGAGCT TGATGAGAGTTTGGAACAAAAGAGTACACATCTTGCTGAGAAGAGGAGTAAGCATGGCATTCCCCCTGTTTCTCCCAATGCCTGTATCAAAGATATTGTGGCTTCTGAAGTATTTGATCATATCTGGAGCAATGTTATTGGAATACTGGaagaactgattaaaaaaaattgggaaACCAATATCACAG AGAAGGACAAACAGGTGGAGAAACTGAAAGCTGTTACATGTAAACTGCCACTTTTGCCTGTTGGTCGAGTTACAGCAGATGCTGGCAGTGTCCCCCTTTCCAGAGGCTCTGAAGCACGAAGTGTATCTTTTGGATCTCATTCTGTTTCATCACTGCAG GTTCACCGTTTCTCCAGCAATTTCTGTAGTGATTTGAATGGTGTGATGACAATTCAAGCAAAACCACTCCAACAGAGGCACATTgccacagcagaaaaaataca GAATGAGCAAGACAAACCACACAAGAATGGCTCCAGTGCTCCAAATTCAGTGCGCACTAGACTGGGGAGAATTGCTGATAACTGTGTTCTCTCATCATCTCGGGTACTGCTGGCATCTTCTAGGAAGCTACCAAGCCATCGTAGGTTACCTTCTCTCACTTCTGACCAACCCTCCTCAAAAGCTCCTAATATGTACAATGATGAAATCCTTAGGGGGACTAAATT GGTTGCTGGCTTGGATCATTTATCTTCTGGTGGTGCACATACAGCCCGAAACAAGTTACCACCAATAAACTCAGAGGCTGCTGAACAGTATCTTTCAGTCCCTCGATTACAACAGAGCTAT CATCGAGGACAATATGCTTATAGCAGAGTATCAAGCGCAGTGCCTGGCAGTACAGAACAGCAGCCGCTCAGAGAACGAACTGTTGTTATTGATCAATTTTCAAGGCCCAACACAACTCATACATTCAGGGTATGTTACAGT ACAGACACACCTCAGAAAAGATCACTGACTCCCATGGATTTTGCTAACCGTAGAGGGACAG gCTCACAGCATTACTACAAATCCTTTCAGAGAAATCCTCCAACCTCACGCAAGAGATTTCAGATTGCTTCTTAA
- the FAM149A gene encoding protein FAM149A isoform X2, with translation MNLALTKPRRPPAGPGPAAPRAPGDMEPGGRAGGRALLITLPDIGEEAAAEESDAEEGSRSPRSPPKGLFRGSTNQCLSGKSGESLPAVFERNVQEAIDNYTCETLSSLSSSGHTTPTDLNNSWSGIKSCTTGLSTERSSVYSWRDDEFDKANTQRVQQLFWDIDEMLFEGKVTSQTQSLQAECADWVEQSLHLRVIGKQLLLPKDEGFQHFESPSDSSVNAKCLPGLRECTINIKELCISGSKLIPTAPPVHKSLDLVSTMTSASDSSMYSFLEEEIYDVDGKIEEYLAFDNRELDESLEQKSTHLAEKRSKHGIPPVSPNACIKDIVASEVFDHIWSNVIGILEELIKKNWETNITEKDKQVEKLKAVTCKLPLLPVGRVTADAGSVPLSRGSEARSVSFGSHSVSSLQVHRFSSNFCSDLNGVMTIQAKPLQQRHIATAEKIQNEQDKPHKNGSSAPNSVRTRLGRIADNCVLSSSRVLLASSRKLPSHRRLPSLTSDQPSSKAPNMYNDEILRGTKLVAGLDHLSSGGAHTARNKLPPINSEAAEQYLSVPRLQQSYHRGQYAYSRVSSAVPGSTEQQPLRERTVVIDQFSRPNTTHTFRTDTPQKRSLTPMDFANRRGTGSQHYYKSFQRNPPTSRKRFQIAS, from the exons ATGAACCTGGCCCTCACCaagccccgccgccccccggccgggcccggccccgccgccccccgcgccccggggGACATGGAGCCCGGGGGCCGTGCGGGCGGCCGGGCGCTGCTCATCACCCTGCCCGACATCGGCgaggaggcggcggcagaggAGAGCGACGCCGAGGAGGGATCCCGCAGCCCGCGGAGCCCCCC gaagggACTGTTCAGAGGTTCCACAAATCAGTGTCTTTCAGGAAAGAGTGGAGAATCTCTTCCAgcagtttttgaaagaaatgtgcAGGAAGCCATCGATAACTACACTTG TGAAACGCTTTCGTCGCTTTCATCCAGTGGTCATACAACACCCACAGACTTGAATAATTCTTGGTCTGGAATAAAAAGCTGTACTACAGGGTTATCTACTGAAAGAAGTTCTGTTTACTCCTGGAGGGATGAT GAATTTGATAAAGCCAACACACAGAGAGTGCAACAGCTATTTTGGGATATTGATGAAATGCTGTTTGAAGGAAAAGTGACCTCCCAAACTCAGAGCCTGCAGGCAGAATGTGCAGACTGGGTTGAGCAGTCTCTTCATTTAAG GGTTATAGGAAAGCAGCTCCTGTTGCCAAAGGACGAAGGCTTTCAGCATTTTGAGAGCCCAAGTGATAGCTCTGTGAACGCTAAGTGTTTACCTGGCCTCCGTGAATGTACTATCAATATAAAAGa GCTCTGCATTTCAGGCTCTAAACTGATTCCAACAGCACCTCCAGTACATAAATCACTAGATTTAGTTTCCACTATGACTTCTGCCTCTGACTCATCCATGTATTCATTCCTGGAAGAAGAAATCTATGATGTGGATGGAAAAATAGAAGAATACCTTGCCTTTGACAACAGAGAGCT TGATGAGAGTTTGGAACAAAAGAGTACACATCTTGCTGAGAAGAGGAGTAAGCATGGCATTCCCCCTGTTTCTCCCAATGCCTGTATCAAAGATATTGTGGCTTCTGAAGTATTTGATCATATCTGGAGCAATGTTATTGGAATACTGGaagaactgattaaaaaaaattgggaaACCAATATCACAG AGAAGGACAAACAGGTGGAGAAACTGAAAGCTGTTACATGTAAACTGCCACTTTTGCCTGTTGGTCGAGTTACAGCAGATGCTGGCAGTGTCCCCCTTTCCAGAGGCTCTGAAGCACGAAGTGTATCTTTTGGATCTCATTCTGTTTCATCACTGCAG GTTCACCGTTTCTCCAGCAATTTCTGTAGTGATTTGAATGGTGTGATGACAATTCAAGCAAAACCACTCCAACAGAGGCACATTgccacagcagaaaaaataca GAATGAGCAAGACAAACCACACAAGAATGGCTCCAGTGCTCCAAATTCAGTGCGCACTAGACTGGGGAGAATTGCTGATAACTGTGTTCTCTCATCATCTCGGGTACTGCTGGCATCTTCTAGGAAGCTACCAAGCCATCGTAGGTTACCTTCTCTCACTTCTGACCAACCCTCCTCAAAAGCTCCTAATATGTACAATGATGAAATCCTTAGGGGGACTAAATT GGTTGCTGGCTTGGATCATTTATCTTCTGGTGGTGCACATACAGCCCGAAACAAGTTACCACCAATAAACTCAGAGGCTGCTGAACAGTATCTTTCAGTCCCTCGATTACAACAGAGCTAT CATCGAGGACAATATGCTTATAGCAGAGTATCAAGCGCAGTGCCTGGCAGTACAGAACAGCAGCCGCTCAGAGAACGAACTGTTGTTATTGATCAATTTTCAAGGCCCAACACAACTCATACATTCAGG ACAGACACACCTCAGAAAAGATCACTGACTCCCATGGATTTTGCTAACCGTAGAGGGACAG gCTCACAGCATTACTACAAATCCTTTCAGAGAAATCCTCCAACCTCACGCAAGAGATTTCAGATTGCTTCTTAA
- the FAM149A gene encoding protein FAM149A isoform X3, whose translation MNLALTKPRRPPAGPGPAAPRAPGDMEPGGRAGGRALLITLPDIGEEAAAEESDAEEGSRSPRSPPKGLFRGSTNQCLSGKSGESLPAVFERNVQEAIDNYTCETLSSLSSSGHTTPTDLNNSWSGIKSCTTGLSTERSSVYSWRDDEFDKANTQRVQQLFWDIDEMLFEGKVTSQTQSLQAECADWVEQSLHLRVIGKQLLLPKDEGFQHFESPSDSSVNAKCLPGLRECTINIKELCISGSKLIPTAPPVHKSLDLVSTMTSASDSSMYSFLEEEIYDVDGKIEEYLAFDNRELDESLEQKSTHLAEKRSKHGIPPVSPNACIKDIVASEVFDHIWSNVIGILEELIKKNWETNITEKDKQVEKLKAVTCKLPLLPVGRVTADAGSVPLSRGSEARSVSFGSHSVSSLQVHRFSSNFCSDLNGVMTIQAKPLQQRHIATAEKIQNEQDKPHKNGSSAPNSVRTRLGRIADNCVLSSSRVLLASSRKLPSHRRLPSLTSDQPSSKAPNMYNDEILRGTKLVAGLDHLSSGGAHTARNKLPPINSEAAEQYLSVPRLQQSYTDTPQKRSLTPMDFANRRGTGSQHYYKSFQRNPPTSRKRFQIAS comes from the exons ATGAACCTGGCCCTCACCaagccccgccgccccccggccgggcccggccccgccgccccccgcgccccggggGACATGGAGCCCGGGGGCCGTGCGGGCGGCCGGGCGCTGCTCATCACCCTGCCCGACATCGGCgaggaggcggcggcagaggAGAGCGACGCCGAGGAGGGATCCCGCAGCCCGCGGAGCCCCCC gaagggACTGTTCAGAGGTTCCACAAATCAGTGTCTTTCAGGAAAGAGTGGAGAATCTCTTCCAgcagtttttgaaagaaatgtgcAGGAAGCCATCGATAACTACACTTG TGAAACGCTTTCGTCGCTTTCATCCAGTGGTCATACAACACCCACAGACTTGAATAATTCTTGGTCTGGAATAAAAAGCTGTACTACAGGGTTATCTACTGAAAGAAGTTCTGTTTACTCCTGGAGGGATGAT GAATTTGATAAAGCCAACACACAGAGAGTGCAACAGCTATTTTGGGATATTGATGAAATGCTGTTTGAAGGAAAAGTGACCTCCCAAACTCAGAGCCTGCAGGCAGAATGTGCAGACTGGGTTGAGCAGTCTCTTCATTTAAG GGTTATAGGAAAGCAGCTCCTGTTGCCAAAGGACGAAGGCTTTCAGCATTTTGAGAGCCCAAGTGATAGCTCTGTGAACGCTAAGTGTTTACCTGGCCTCCGTGAATGTACTATCAATATAAAAGa GCTCTGCATTTCAGGCTCTAAACTGATTCCAACAGCACCTCCAGTACATAAATCACTAGATTTAGTTTCCACTATGACTTCTGCCTCTGACTCATCCATGTATTCATTCCTGGAAGAAGAAATCTATGATGTGGATGGAAAAATAGAAGAATACCTTGCCTTTGACAACAGAGAGCT TGATGAGAGTTTGGAACAAAAGAGTACACATCTTGCTGAGAAGAGGAGTAAGCATGGCATTCCCCCTGTTTCTCCCAATGCCTGTATCAAAGATATTGTGGCTTCTGAAGTATTTGATCATATCTGGAGCAATGTTATTGGAATACTGGaagaactgattaaaaaaaattgggaaACCAATATCACAG AGAAGGACAAACAGGTGGAGAAACTGAAAGCTGTTACATGTAAACTGCCACTTTTGCCTGTTGGTCGAGTTACAGCAGATGCTGGCAGTGTCCCCCTTTCCAGAGGCTCTGAAGCACGAAGTGTATCTTTTGGATCTCATTCTGTTTCATCACTGCAG GTTCACCGTTTCTCCAGCAATTTCTGTAGTGATTTGAATGGTGTGATGACAATTCAAGCAAAACCACTCCAACAGAGGCACATTgccacagcagaaaaaataca GAATGAGCAAGACAAACCACACAAGAATGGCTCCAGTGCTCCAAATTCAGTGCGCACTAGACTGGGGAGAATTGCTGATAACTGTGTTCTCTCATCATCTCGGGTACTGCTGGCATCTTCTAGGAAGCTACCAAGCCATCGTAGGTTACCTTCTCTCACTTCTGACCAACCCTCCTCAAAAGCTCCTAATATGTACAATGATGAAATCCTTAGGGGGACTAAATT GGTTGCTGGCTTGGATCATTTATCTTCTGGTGGTGCACATACAGCCCGAAACAAGTTACCACCAATAAACTCAGAGGCTGCTGAACAGTATCTTTCAGTCCCTCGATTACAACAGAGCTAT ACAGACACACCTCAGAAAAGATCACTGACTCCCATGGATTTTGCTAACCGTAGAGGGACAG gCTCACAGCATTACTACAAATCCTTTCAGAGAAATCCTCCAACCTCACGCAAGAGATTTCAGATTGCTTCTTAA
- the FAM149A gene encoding protein FAM149A isoform X5 codes for MNLALTKPRRPPAGPGPAAPRAPGDMEPGGRAGGRALLITLPDIGEEAAAEESDAEEGSRSPRSPPKGLFRGSTNQCLSGKSGESLPAVFERNVQEAIDNYTCETLSSLSSSGHTTPTDLNNSWSGIKSCTTGLSTERSSVYSWRDDEFDKANTQRVQQLFWDIDEMLFEGKVTSQTQSLQAECADWVEQSLHLRVIGKQLLLPKDEGFQHFESPSDSSVNAKCLPGLRECTINIKELCISGSKLIPTAPPVHKSLDLVSTMTSASDSSMYSFLEEEIYDVDGKIEEYLAFDNRELDESLEQKSTHLAEKRSKHGIPPVSPNACIKDIVASEVFDHIWSNVIGILEELIKKNWETNITEKDKQVEKLKAVTCKLPLLPVGRVTADAGSVPLSRGSEARSVSFGSHSVSSLQVHRFSSNFCSDLNGVMTIQAKPLQQRHIATAEKIQNEQDKPHKNGSSAPNSVRTRLGRIADNCVLSSSRVLLASSRKLPSHRRLPSLTSDQPSSKAPNMYNDEILRGTKLVAGLDHLSSGGAHTARNKLPPINSEAAEQYLSVPRLQQSYSSL; via the exons ATGAACCTGGCCCTCACCaagccccgccgccccccggccgggcccggccccgccgccccccgcgccccggggGACATGGAGCCCGGGGGCCGTGCGGGCGGCCGGGCGCTGCTCATCACCCTGCCCGACATCGGCgaggaggcggcggcagaggAGAGCGACGCCGAGGAGGGATCCCGCAGCCCGCGGAGCCCCCC gaagggACTGTTCAGAGGTTCCACAAATCAGTGTCTTTCAGGAAAGAGTGGAGAATCTCTTCCAgcagtttttgaaagaaatgtgcAGGAAGCCATCGATAACTACACTTG TGAAACGCTTTCGTCGCTTTCATCCAGTGGTCATACAACACCCACAGACTTGAATAATTCTTGGTCTGGAATAAAAAGCTGTACTACAGGGTTATCTACTGAAAGAAGTTCTGTTTACTCCTGGAGGGATGAT GAATTTGATAAAGCCAACACACAGAGAGTGCAACAGCTATTTTGGGATATTGATGAAATGCTGTTTGAAGGAAAAGTGACCTCCCAAACTCAGAGCCTGCAGGCAGAATGTGCAGACTGGGTTGAGCAGTCTCTTCATTTAAG GGTTATAGGAAAGCAGCTCCTGTTGCCAAAGGACGAAGGCTTTCAGCATTTTGAGAGCCCAAGTGATAGCTCTGTGAACGCTAAGTGTTTACCTGGCCTCCGTGAATGTACTATCAATATAAAAGa GCTCTGCATTTCAGGCTCTAAACTGATTCCAACAGCACCTCCAGTACATAAATCACTAGATTTAGTTTCCACTATGACTTCTGCCTCTGACTCATCCATGTATTCATTCCTGGAAGAAGAAATCTATGATGTGGATGGAAAAATAGAAGAATACCTTGCCTTTGACAACAGAGAGCT TGATGAGAGTTTGGAACAAAAGAGTACACATCTTGCTGAGAAGAGGAGTAAGCATGGCATTCCCCCTGTTTCTCCCAATGCCTGTATCAAAGATATTGTGGCTTCTGAAGTATTTGATCATATCTGGAGCAATGTTATTGGAATACTGGaagaactgattaaaaaaaattgggaaACCAATATCACAG AGAAGGACAAACAGGTGGAGAAACTGAAAGCTGTTACATGTAAACTGCCACTTTTGCCTGTTGGTCGAGTTACAGCAGATGCTGGCAGTGTCCCCCTTTCCAGAGGCTCTGAAGCACGAAGTGTATCTTTTGGATCTCATTCTGTTTCATCACTGCAG GTTCACCGTTTCTCCAGCAATTTCTGTAGTGATTTGAATGGTGTGATGACAATTCAAGCAAAACCACTCCAACAGAGGCACATTgccacagcagaaaaaataca GAATGAGCAAGACAAACCACACAAGAATGGCTCCAGTGCTCCAAATTCAGTGCGCACTAGACTGGGGAGAATTGCTGATAACTGTGTTCTCTCATCATCTCGGGTACTGCTGGCATCTTCTAGGAAGCTACCAAGCCATCGTAGGTTACCTTCTCTCACTTCTGACCAACCCTCCTCAAAAGCTCCTAATATGTACAATGATGAAATCCTTAGGGGGACTAAATT GGTTGCTGGCTTGGATCATTTATCTTCTGGTGGTGCACATACAGCCCGAAACAAGTTACCACCAATAAACTCAGAGGCTGCTGAACAGTATCTTTCAGTCCCTCGATTACAACAGAGCTAT AGCTCTCTTTAA
- the FAM149A gene encoding protein FAM149A isoform X4, translated as MSRARDADPRGLLVVGKGLFRGSTNQCLSGKSGESLPAVFERNVQEAIDNYTCETLSSLSSSGHTTPTDLNNSWSGIKSCTTGLSTERSSVYSWRDDEFDKANTQRVQQLFWDIDEMLFEGKVTSQTQSLQAECADWVEQSLHLRVIGKQLLLPKDEGFQHFESPSDSSVNAKCLPGLRECTINIKELCISGSKLIPTAPPVHKSLDLVSTMTSASDSSMYSFLEEEIYDVDGKIEEYLAFDNRELDESLEQKSTHLAEKRSKHGIPPVSPNACIKDIVASEVFDHIWSNVIGILEELIKKNWETNITEKDKQVEKLKAVTCKLPLLPVGRVTADAGSVPLSRGSEARSVSFGSHSVSSLQVHRFSSNFCSDLNGVMTIQAKPLQQRHIATAEKIQNEQDKPHKNGSSAPNSVRTRLGRIADNCVLSSSRVLLASSRKLPSHRRLPSLTSDQPSSKAPNMYNDEILRGTKLVAGLDHLSSGGAHTARNKLPPINSEAAEQYLSVPRLQQSYHRGQYAYSRVSSAVPGSTEQQPLRERTVVIDQFSRPNTTHTFRVCYSTDTPQKRSLTPMDFANRRGTGSQHYYKSFQRNPPTSRKRFQIAS; from the exons ATGAGCAGGGCCAGGGACGCTGACCCGCGGGGGCTCCTCGTCGTGGG gaagggACTGTTCAGAGGTTCCACAAATCAGTGTCTTTCAGGAAAGAGTGGAGAATCTCTTCCAgcagtttttgaaagaaatgtgcAGGAAGCCATCGATAACTACACTTG TGAAACGCTTTCGTCGCTTTCATCCAGTGGTCATACAACACCCACAGACTTGAATAATTCTTGGTCTGGAATAAAAAGCTGTACTACAGGGTTATCTACTGAAAGAAGTTCTGTTTACTCCTGGAGGGATGAT GAATTTGATAAAGCCAACACACAGAGAGTGCAACAGCTATTTTGGGATATTGATGAAATGCTGTTTGAAGGAAAAGTGACCTCCCAAACTCAGAGCCTGCAGGCAGAATGTGCAGACTGGGTTGAGCAGTCTCTTCATTTAAG GGTTATAGGAAAGCAGCTCCTGTTGCCAAAGGACGAAGGCTTTCAGCATTTTGAGAGCCCAAGTGATAGCTCTGTGAACGCTAAGTGTTTACCTGGCCTCCGTGAATGTACTATCAATATAAAAGa GCTCTGCATTTCAGGCTCTAAACTGATTCCAACAGCACCTCCAGTACATAAATCACTAGATTTAGTTTCCACTATGACTTCTGCCTCTGACTCATCCATGTATTCATTCCTGGAAGAAGAAATCTATGATGTGGATGGAAAAATAGAAGAATACCTTGCCTTTGACAACAGAGAGCT TGATGAGAGTTTGGAACAAAAGAGTACACATCTTGCTGAGAAGAGGAGTAAGCATGGCATTCCCCCTGTTTCTCCCAATGCCTGTATCAAAGATATTGTGGCTTCTGAAGTATTTGATCATATCTGGAGCAATGTTATTGGAATACTGGaagaactgattaaaaaaaattgggaaACCAATATCACAG AGAAGGACAAACAGGTGGAGAAACTGAAAGCTGTTACATGTAAACTGCCACTTTTGCCTGTTGGTCGAGTTACAGCAGATGCTGGCAGTGTCCCCCTTTCCAGAGGCTCTGAAGCACGAAGTGTATCTTTTGGATCTCATTCTGTTTCATCACTGCAG GTTCACCGTTTCTCCAGCAATTTCTGTAGTGATTTGAATGGTGTGATGACAATTCAAGCAAAACCACTCCAACAGAGGCACATTgccacagcagaaaaaataca GAATGAGCAAGACAAACCACACAAGAATGGCTCCAGTGCTCCAAATTCAGTGCGCACTAGACTGGGGAGAATTGCTGATAACTGTGTTCTCTCATCATCTCGGGTACTGCTGGCATCTTCTAGGAAGCTACCAAGCCATCGTAGGTTACCTTCTCTCACTTCTGACCAACCCTCCTCAAAAGCTCCTAATATGTACAATGATGAAATCCTTAGGGGGACTAAATT GGTTGCTGGCTTGGATCATTTATCTTCTGGTGGTGCACATACAGCCCGAAACAAGTTACCACCAATAAACTCAGAGGCTGCTGAACAGTATCTTTCAGTCCCTCGATTACAACAGAGCTAT CATCGAGGACAATATGCTTATAGCAGAGTATCAAGCGCAGTGCCTGGCAGTACAGAACAGCAGCCGCTCAGAGAACGAACTGTTGTTATTGATCAATTTTCAAGGCCCAACACAACTCATACATTCAGGGTATGTTACAGT ACAGACACACCTCAGAAAAGATCACTGACTCCCATGGATTTTGCTAACCGTAGAGGGACAG gCTCACAGCATTACTACAAATCCTTTCAGAGAAATCCTCCAACCTCACGCAAGAGATTTCAGATTGCTTCTTAA
- the LOC106035178 gene encoding cytochrome P450 4V2-like isoform X5, with product MEVVLGTAGGTQLLPWVAGSITLLLTVVIMCSLPSLLDFWWRWRVMKPIPGISPCYPVLGNALLLERKGEGFFKQLQNFAEDFRKQPLFKIWLGPLPITVLYHPDSVEVILSSSKHIEKSFLYKFLHPWLGTGLLTSTGDKWRSRRKMITPTFHFAILNDFLEVMNEQGGILLEKLEKHVDKEPFDIFLDVTLCALDIICETAMGRNVGAQENKDSEYVRAIYRMSDLIQQRQKSPWLWHDLVYILFKEGREHERNLKILHNFTDTVIAEKAAELENTKRMKRDTDVNSGESGSKKREAFLDMLLNATDDEGNKLSYKDIREEVDTFMFEGHDTTAASMNWVLYLLGCNPEVQKKVHRELDEVFGNTERPVTVDDLKKLRYLECVVKEALRLFPSVPMFARSLAEDCYIRGYKIPKGTNVVVITYVLHRDPDIFPEPEEFRPERFFPENSKGRHPYAYVPFSAGPRNCIGQRFAQMEEKTLLALILRRFWVESCQKQEELGLAGDLILRPNNGIWVKLKRRPNTIPE from the exons ATGGAGGTCGTGCTGGGAACCGCGGGGggcacccagctgctgccctgggtgGCTGGGTCCATCACCTTGCTCTTGACGGTTGTCATCAtgtgctccctgccctccctgctggaCTTCTGGTGGCGGTGGCGGGTGATGAAGCCCATCCCGGGTATCAGCCCCTGCTATCCCGTGCTGGGAAATGCTCTGCTGTTGGAGCGGAAGGGAGAAG GCTTTTTTAAACAACTACAAAATTTTGCTGAAGATTTCAGGAAACAACCGCTGTTCAAAATTTGGTTAGGACCATTGCCTATCACTGTTTTGTATCATCCTGATAGTGTGGAG GTTATTCTGAGTAGTTCAAAGCATATTGAAAAATCATTCCTGTACAAATTTCTGCATCCATGGTTGGGGACTGGACTTCTGACAAG CACTGGAGACAAGTGGCGGTCACGGAGGAAGATGATAACTCCCACATTCCACTTTGCAATCTTAAACGACTTTCTCGAGGTTATGAATGAGCAAGGGGGTATTTTGTTGGAGAAACTTGAGAAGCATGTTGACAAGGAACCGTTTGATATCTTTCTGGACGTCACTCTGTGTGCACTTGATATCATCTGTG AAACGGCGATGGGAAGGAATGTGGGTGCTCAGGAGAATAAGGATTCTGAGTATGTTCGTGCTATCTACAG GATGAGTGATCTAATCCAGCAGCGACAGAAGAGCCCTTGGCTTTGGCATGATCTTGTATATATTCTGTTtaaggaaggaagagagcaTGAGAGGAATCTTAAGATCCTTCACAATTTTACAGATACA GTCATTGcagaaaaagctgcagaactTGAAAACACCAAACGAATGAAACGTGATACTGATGTGAACAGTGGAGAAAGTGGTTCCAAAAAGAGAGAAGCTTTCCTGGACATGCTGCTGAATGCAACAGATGATGAAGGGAACAAATTGAGCTACAAGGACATTCGTGAAGAAGTAGATACTTTCATGTTTGAG GGCCATGATACAACAGCAGCTTCTATGAACTGGGTACTGTACTTGCTTGGATGTAATCCTGAAGTCCAGAAGAAGGTTCACAGAGAACTGGATGAGGTGTTTG GCAACACGGAGCGTCCTGTTACAGTGGATGATTTGAAGAAGCTTCGATACCTTGAGTGTGTTGTGAAAGAAGCCCTGCGACTCTTCCCTTCAGTTCCCATGTTTGCCCGTTCCTTGGCAGAGGATTGCTATATTA gaggATATAAGATACCAAAAGGCACAAATGTCGTTGTCATAACTTATGTGCTGCACAGAGATCCTGATATCTTCCCTGAGCCAGAGGAATTCAGACCTGAGCGCTTCTTCCCTGAAAATAGTAAGGGAAGACACCCATATGCTTATGTGCCCTTCTCAGCTGGTCCCAGGAACTGTATTG GTCAGCGCTTTGcacaaatggaagagaaaactcTTCTAGCCCTCATCCTGCGGCGCTTTTGGGTGGAATCCTGTCAAAAGCAAGAAGAGCTTGGTCTGGCAGGAGACCTAATTCTTCGTCCAAATAATGGCATCTGGGTTAAGCTGAAGAGGAGGCCAAACACCATACCAGAATGA